From one Brachypodium distachyon strain Bd21 chromosome 4, Brachypodium_distachyon_v3.0, whole genome shotgun sequence genomic stretch:
- the LOC104584499 gene encoding uncharacterized protein LOC104584499 encodes MVKAEAALRKEAEEVRFLEKEGHYELALERVDELAARHAGSALVLHLAGRTHHAAASRASAASDKVAATHHAAAAERYLAEAKRLVPNCVGISALLARVLLERGELGEADKEAIRAIHIRNPTDPADNNVVYTLNARGKNQRVERCWESACDVLRSIVASSIREVLDLDTDQSEGMTLAVEKATELANRCPYSAARSCCAHT; translated from the coding sequence ATGGTGAAAGCCGAAGCCGCACTGCgcaaggaggcggaggaggtgcgGTTTCTCGAGAAGGAGGGCCACTACGAGCTCGCGCTCGAGCGCGTCGACGAGCTCGCGGCCAGGCACGCGGGTTCGGCGCTCGTGCTCCACCTCGCCGGTCGCacccaccacgccgccgccagccgcgcATCCGCCGCGAGCGACAAGGTGGCCGCAAcgcaccacgccgccgccgcggagcgtTACCTCGCGGAGGCCAAGCGGCTCGTCCCCAACTGCGTCGGCATCTCCGCTCTCCTGGCCAGGGTGCTGCTTGAGCGCGGGGAGTTGGGCGAGGCGGATAAAGAGGCCATCCGAGCCATCCATATCCGCAACCCTACCGACCCGGCGGACAACAACGTCGTGTACACTCTGAACGCCCGCGGGAAGAACCAGAGGGTGGAGAGATGCTGGGAATCGGCTTGCGACGTGCTCCGATCCATTGTTGCCAGCTCCATCCGCGAGGTGCTCGACCTCGACACCGACCAGAGCGAGGGGATGACCCTGGCGGTGGAGAAAGCGACGGAGCTCGCCAACCGTTGCCCCTACTCGGCCGCGCGCAGTTGTTGTGCGCATACATGA